Below is a window of Trichosurus vulpecula isolate mTriVul1 chromosome 4, mTriVul1.pri, whole genome shotgun sequence DNA.
ggattaaaaataatGTTTGGGCTGATGGTTAGACTTGTAGATAGTGCTGTGTTGGGAAGCCCAGCCAACTTTACAATGTCCTATTGTTATAAAATCCCTCCTTATCCCTAGTTTCTAGAACTGAATTTGCTAAGGAAAACCCTATCTCAAAAACGTCCAAGGACATCTTCATAGGGAAAGACATGTTAGCATGGATACCCCAAACCTTGTGCATCAGTTTGTAAATCTTCTGATTGTTCCCTCATGATGTCCCTGTCCTGAATCTCACCCCTTAGACAAGGCCCAGGACCATGATACTTTACTGGAAGAATCTGTATTAACAGGACTGTTTATGCAGCTGAATGGTAGAGGGTCACAAGGATCAACACTCCTTGACTTTTACAGTAGACAGTTGTAGATATATAACTTTCTTAACACTGTTGGAGAACAACAGTATTTCTGGCAAGAGCATCTGACTTACAAAATTTTTTATAAGCTGTGAAAATTCAGACTAATTAAAACCTAGAAGGACAAAACTCATGTGCTGTGAATTTTCTTTGCCTTGTAAACTGAGACATTGTTGTAACCGAAAGCAGTTCATCAGAAAATAAAGCAAGGCTGCTCAGGACTCATCAATCCTATGGAAAATATATCAATAGTtggacatatttttattttataaaaagctTATGTTAAATGACACTGAAGTACCATGTATTTACTTATCATCTTGCTGCACTGTACTTGGAATACTAAAGTGTGTACCACTGCCTGTAATTGCTTTTAAATAATTGcgtcattttccccttccccatgaCAGGACCATAAGGGAAATTCTATTTTACTTTCCACATATAATCATGTTGAGTTCAGTATAACATGAATTGAAATGGAACTGTTTATTTTGTCCCAAACCAAATCAGTATTAGCTAGTGTgacttagatcagggctgtccaaatgCCTGCAGGGagatttatgcagcccgcctacaaacatagaaatttacatacatGCTTTAGTAAacctaccacagagctctcactaaaatggcaaatcaaaatatattgtctaccgTTTCCATAaaaacccaaggttggacagccctgacttaaGATAGCCAACCCCAGTGTGCTAAGACTAGACTTTCACCTAGCAGTTAAACCAAGTTCCCATGGGGTAAGCAGATTTCCTGACAGGGACTACCCATGAACCTGTAAAATGTAATGCCATGTATGTCATTTTAACACTAGAATTTGAGTCCACTTCTGACTGATCTAGTAAATTCTATAGTATAATTATCAgtggtagcagaaaataccattGTTGACAAAGCTTACAGTGGTGGTGTTTATTTTTGTGTAAATGCCCAAAGAACCATTATCCTGTGACAGCAGCCCATAGTAATgccattcttttgcttttgttcacCCATTAAACAGATTTTCTAAATCTTAGACATATCCCAGAATACTAGGAGATCTCCAACGATAATGACAACTAACTCAAGTGACATATGACACACTGTGGCACCGTTTGAGAAGTACAGAAGCAGAAACCAATACACAGTATCCACAAGACGCCCTTTGACATAAACAGCAATGAGAGTTTTGAATGTCTCCTTTCCCATCAAGAATATCATTAGAGCACTGTTCCATTTGTTTCTCTGCTTACGCATACCCTCTTCATTCAATGACTCAGTACTGCTGTTTACTTTCACCTCAGTGATTTCTATGGTTAGCCCAGGACCTGTGTCCTTGGAAACTGTAACCAAGGTGACTGATTTCCATAGCATGCATTGTCAAAACAGCTTCACTTCACTGCTGGCATGAAGATTCACAAATACTCTTTCTAAAAACTGATATCGCATGTTGGCTTCTGATTTTTGCTAAGAAAGtaaatttaaatttcttctgTATGCACTAGTGATACTGTTGGTGAACTACGTATTTACCAGCCAACATTACATCCAGGTTGCATATTGAAAGTTTAATGTTCTGTGAATTATCCAGATTTTTAAAGATGTCTTCTACTTGCCTTTTAAACATTCTGTTCAAGGTTTTGAAGACAGTAGTGTCTTAACTTCTGTAAAAATTTTACTTCATTTGCTTTGAATTAAAGGCCACCTAAACTGTCCCTAAAATGTTTTGGGCCACTCAACTTTATAAAAACCAGGCAACCATATAAGGTCAAAGAAAGGAAACTTCCCATATGATACTCTCTATGGCAAAGAAGCTCTCGAGTCCTTTCTACAAAAGTTTTTCACACATAACTTTTGCCAGCGTTTGAAATCTTACTTGACAATTCCAATATTCCCATTCTACTATGAATAATATATAGCGTTATAAACCGGCCTGTTGGTATGTGCTCTCTGACGATGATGTAATAGACCCTCACACTATGAGTTAGGCATCCATGAACCAAATGAAGTTGATGGAACATACTCAGAAACTGGTAATAGATTGGCTTGTGCTGTGTTGGAAGTTATTTTTATCAAATATGGAGTGGCTTTCTTTTATGTTATTAATTGCCTTGCATTGCGCATTAAGCaacttttttttcatcaggaaaatgagaaaaatatttgctCTTTTTAACGGCAAACCTTTGAAAACTCAAATCATTAATTCTAGAGAATGGCCTACCTTTCAGTTTACAGCCTTTTTACATTTAGGGCTAAGATGAGGCACAATGCACAGGATAAAGAGCTCGAGAAATCCCATTATTCATGaagctaaattttttttataaacctTTTAACAAACAAAACAGCATTAGCTCCACTTCCCAAATGTCTTCACCAGTGTTTCTTTGAAAGGGTTTCCATATTCACTAAAAAATTTTATGGAAACTTAAAATCAAGAAGAAAGTTACAAATTTTTCACATTGCTGAAGGATAACCATTTAGAGTTTTCAATCACATGCTGTCAAACCTATACTTTAATACTCAAATCATGTGCAGAAGCAAGATTTGTTACCACCAAACACTCTGGTTCTCTCTTCCTGCTGTCACACAGATTCCCAACCTTCTTCCCCTTCTGCAGCAGGCATGACAGAGCCTTTAGAACAGAATCGGTGCTATGAGGAAAGGCCATCTACCTTCCAGAACACTCATCagacagggaaaaaaatgttttattgataggagtgaatgaataaaaagtcTGGCAGAACACAGTTGTAGCTATTGGCATTGTACTTCACTGTTATACCCAGAAGCAACATCAAATCTAGAAAGATTTGACACTAGGTAGATTAGGGTTAGAGTTAGTCTGACAATACAGCTACTCTCTAGGATTATGGGTAATAGTTCACTTAAAGTGACAGGTGTTGAAAGTTCCACAAATCCCCTGTAAGGCTGTCAAAGGTATTAGTCATTAAGCAAGTTACATGACATTTCTGCAGCTAAATCTAATGCAGTCAAGAAAAGCCATTGCTGTTAAGTGTTTAtaatctttattgaatttttttttacgattctgttttttttcttaatataagtagaggcactcttttttttttaaacagataccTATAATGGAGGGAGGACCTAGTGCTTTACAGCACTCCACTTAACAATGAGCTAAtaaaaataagactttttttttgagcaaacACATTATTTTCACTGTTCCAGCAGTGCTTGTCTGTGATATTAATTATCTGCCCATCTGCAACAGTGTGAATGAGTATACATGACTCAGCGGGGAAGCCTATTTTAAGTAATGTTCATAATTCTGTCAGAAGGACTATATTTtaccatttctttattttacccTTACAAGAAACATAAAAGTGAATCATTATCAGGAAAACAAAAATCTGCCTAATAAAAGGTTAAGAAGATTACAAGTTTACTAAAAATACTAATATAATCCAGGATCACATAAAGTGATTCCAAGATGGTTTCTGCAGCAAATTTCATTATCTTTACTTACAATTAAATAAAAGTTTACTTATTAGAAGTTGCAGGTTGAGTGAATCGTGAATGAGAAAGAATATAGTTAACCCATGAGTGAATGAGgagcattatataaattttttcTAAGCAGGTGTTTTACAGTTGGCAGCCTTGAGTAAAAAGCCTGTGTCTGAAGGATTGATCCTAGCACAAAGTGATTGTCACTTTGAATTGAGCTCAGATACCTGCAATGATGTCAAAGGCATAAGATTTagggtgaggaagagcaaaaCATGTcattaaattatttaactttcaaattgtttaaaaatgattaaaagctGGATAAAGATTTTTTGTAAACACTATTTCAAAaggttacttttaaaaatgtcactAGCAATGCAATgtgtcccttcccccaccctccctaccTCTTAAAATAGACTTGAACACCCTGTGTAAAAAACACTTTAGGGAAAACCAAAAGTCAATCGTTTGAAAAGAAAGGTGTAGAGGGTAGCAGACTGTGTGTAGCAGATGCTGGTACTGCTCAATGGAGCTGCTGATGCAGGCTGCGGTGGCATTAAATCCCCCAGTAAGGCATCAGGTGTCGAGACTCTTTCTCATAAACGTCTGGGACAATGCCATAAGGCGTCTGTACCATTTTAACTGTTGACTTCCCAAAGAGCTGGCGTTCATAGTCTATCAGCTGCCTCCAGAAACCTACATTGGGCCTAATTACAGGCCTCCGGGCTTTCACCCAGTTATATGCCTCCAGCAGACACACATTGTGGTACTTCATCAGGTAAGCAAGGCAGAGGGTAGCAGAACGGCTCACACCAGCTGCACAGTGCACTAGAGTTGCCCCATGCTTGCGGCTTACGCTGTGGATTTTGTCGGCCACAGTGTCAAAGTACAGCCCAATGGGGGCATGGGGCATGTCAGCCAGAGGCACTTTGACATATTCAAACTGAGGCCAGTTGAAATTGGGAATCTCGATGGTGGCATTGACAATGCAGGTGATCCCTCTGGCCTGGAGGAGATGGCGGTTGGAGGCGACACTGCCCCTGCCCAGGTACAGAGAAGAAGTGATCTGGGCGATGCCTCCAAGCTCTCCCTCGGAAATCATTCGAGGGGCCATCAGAGTTCGTGGTAGTGTGCTATGACCTCTGGAGCTCATGAAGACACTAGCAATCACACTTTCATCATTGGGAGGAAGCCcacctctttttctttccaccaAGAAACCAGAAACTATCACAACCTTGTTCCTGAAAAACACAAATAATCATCAGTACATAAAAAAGTTAACTCTGGAAAGCTTGTGGCTGTGTGAAAAATGTAAGAGGACTTACATCAGTGATCTGTTCTTTCCCAACTATACACAGATCATAAGGAAAACTCTAAGCATTGAATGATTATTTGTAATATCTGATCATTAATGCAAATGCAGATGACCACATAGAAAAAGCTTGCCTGTGAATATAACTTGTCAACACTCAagacaaggaagagaaaagagcatAAAGATGCCAAACTCCCAACATCCAGAAAACAGAATATAGCTTAGGATGAAAGGAACATGctgagagctagaaggcaccCCCCAGAGTCATCCTCAccttagagataagaaaacatgGCCCCTCCAGATTATTTGCCAAAGGTTACACAtttggcagagctaggattttacTTGAACCCCAGTCAGCTGAGTCCAAATCCCGCATTCTTTCCACTTTATGATGTGAGGATGGCATCCCCAGAGTTAACAATGACCTTTTAACAGTCTTTTAGGAATGTTGTtcataggctttttttttttttaaaagaaccacttttggtcaaaggatatgaacaagcagttttcagaagaaatcaaagctgtcactAGTCATAAAAAAATGCTATACATCACTACTGAttaggaaatgcaaattaaaacaattctgaggtaccatctcacatctatcagactgactgatatgacagaaaaggaaaaagacaaatctTGGaggagacactaatgcactgttagtgagGCTGtaaaccaaccattctggagagcaattcgaaattatgcccaaagggctacaaaagtAACAGTTCTTTGTGTAGTAGGTAAGAATTGGACAATGAGGGCATggccatcaactgaggaatggctgagcaagttgtggtatatgattgtgatagatgTTTTcaaaaaacctgaaagacttaaatgaactgatgtaaaaggaagtgagcagaaccagaacactgtacacagtaactacaatattgtacaatgaacaactgtgaatgtcttagctattctcagaaatagtgatctaagaaaatttcaaaggactcagaatgaaaaattctatccacctccagagaaagaactaatggaagtctgaatgcagatcaaagcatactatttttactttattcttcttggggtttttttgtgtgttttcttttgtaacaaggctaatatggaagtatgtttatgtgcatgattgcacatgtataatctatatcaaactgcctgccttctcaaggagggggaggaatggaagggaggaaggaagataatTAGGAGTtcaaatttttagaaaaatttatgttaaaaaaattttacacataacagaaaaaaaagaaaaaagtctttaaaaaaaaaaacttttcccttTAGTCAGTATTAAACTATACCATGcttttgtttgttgatttttttttactgaatacATTTTTTGAGACCCACTTGGTCTACATATTATGTTTACACATTTTACTCAGTTTAAAAGTCAAAAAACTTTTACAGGAAAAAGCTATAAAGACTATTATACCccatgatttcatattcataaggcATTCTAATCTGCTCTACATATAAATCTTTACCTTCGTCTGCCAATCTTAAACCATGTGAAGTTCCTCAAATAAATGGGCTTGGGGACATAGATTTGACAAAGACTAGTCTTTCACTATGTGAAATTCAGCGTATCAGCTCTTCTCATACTTCAAATCATAATTCGTAAAGATCCTGTCACCTGGCTTAGTATAGGAGGGGAACACAGGGAGCAAAAATTAAATCCATACCCAAGGTAAAACCAAAATAGCCTTAGAATTAACAATGAACAGAAGCAGTATATGCCCACTCACTTGCAGTGAAAGCTCTGGTGTGCTCAGGAGCCCTCCTTTGTATATGGAAAATCCCAGGTAAGCAGTGTTGGTCACAGTGGCTATAAACTGGAGCTATGTAAAGACAGCAATGCAGAAGTATGACTTGTTTTTGTAGACAAATGATAAAGTTACAGATATTATAGGATTCTGGAGCTGGTAGCATccaggccttagagatcatcaattttcaagttaaaaaaacaCCAAATAGAGTATATGCTAAACCATAGCTGGTTTACATTAACCGGGCAAAATGAAACAGCTTtctagatgcaaaaaaaaaaaaatactacaaggagTACCAGCTATTTAACGCTCAACTTTTCTGCAATAAAACATACACTATGGCATAATATGGATGTTACAATATGCAGTGTTTTAGATTATGTCATTGAAGAGGAAGAGTCATTTATCAACTAACAGCACTGAGAAAAATCCTGTCAGTGTTTAGACAAATAATCCTGAACAGTAGTTTAAATATAGTGTTATGCTTCACATCTGTGAATTCCTAAAGTAGAAAAGAATGTATGGTTCATTTAGGATATATCAGGGTGTTGTTGAAATCGTTTAGAATTTTTAACagtgtttttttaaacatcaaacaGTGATCATTTCAACTGACAAAAGCTAATTAACCGGTTACATTTAAACACAAAATATCAATTTTCTAatctgccccttcccctccccccccaagagtCCATCAGGATTTTtctcacatttattttctctctcacatGGCCATTTAGTGTGTTCCattcttggttctcctcatttcactctgttatttAATAATGGTAGTTCCAGGCTCCTTTGTGTAGTCCTCATGTGCTGGGTTCTAACTGCATTATAGTGTCCCCATTATAATACAGGGCAAAATTTTACTTAACCCTTCCCCagcagaaggtaagctccttgagaaaaggggcTGCTCCATTTTTTGCCTTTACATTCTGTGCTTTGCATATAATAGTCCTTTCATGTTTGTTGAAGTGTTAAACATATGTTGAAGCTTGTAGTTTTAAAATAGTATATAAGcagctcctcttcctttcccgccaacagttttttaaaaagatgaacaaTACCACACATTTTGAAAGCAAATTATGGTTGCTCCTTCTCAATATAAAGTTAATTAAAGCTGTACCAAAAAGATGTATGCttcatgaaaaaattaaaaaccatgcAACTTCCATTTCTGAAGAATTTGGTGACCATGGgctatttattatgtatttgctTTCTTTCCTGAAGCCACTGGAACATTCCTACTTACTTGGGCACTACTACAATAAGCATCTTTCTATAACGAAACAGTGGACATAACTTTGTCGCTTttgtttttgagggttttttgtaTGGCCCATTTCTTCCAAGAGGCCAGCCACCAATATGTATCTTATCCCAGAGGaaaatcatttcctctctctggagcttagttttttgtttttgctttttttagctTTACTCTGTAAAGTAAGAGTAAAAGTAAAGGCTCTGGTCCATGTCTTCTCATAAATGGTCCACAGGATGGCCttctttttgatctctttatATAACCTAGGAATCGTTACAGTATTCAGGCTCTCCAAACTTATCCCTTGAACTTCTGTGACTCTCCTGTGTCTAtgcctgtctttttttaaatgtttttactgTTTCATGTGCACAATTTGCCACTGATAATCTTTTGAAGCCTATTCACAGATAAATGTCTACCACGGGCCTCACCCCTTACCTTTAGGTGACCCATAATTCTGAATCTACAGAGACTTAAtaattccatgattcacagctataaaaacagaaagagattATTCTTGTGAAGAATATACTTTTTCACTCCCTAACACAGGCCTGCACAACCAGCTACTTATGGTCAGCCAAAGGACTTATGGCTGCCCACGGAAAATTACAAAGGAAGACTTAGGGGCCTCCCAAAATGCTTTGGTGTGCTGCAAGCAGCCTGTGGCCAGTGGGCCTGCGAGCTGTGCAGGCCTGCCCTAACAGATAAGAGGTCCAAGGATCAAAGtgaaaaaattctcaaaagaattacaaactgtAACAACCATAAAAGAATGATTCAAATCACCaactagaaaaatgcaaattaaaaaatcaaGGTTTCACTTAACACCCTGCAAATTGACCAagaagacaaaagatggaaataatcaatgttgaagaggctgtgggaagataggcaggCACACTAGTACATGGTGGATGGAGCTATAAATCAGTATAATCATTTCCAAAGCAATTTTTACTTAGGCaattaaagtgactaaaatgtccacactGTTTGACCCAGAAAGTCCAATCTAGGTTTATACCCAAGGAGGCCATTAATAAGAAACTCACcccatacaccaaaatatctaTGCCAGTGCTGTTTGTAGTAGCAACAAACTGTTAACAGTAAGATATCCATGGACTGTGGAATGACTAATGGTACATGAACGTAATAGAATATGACtctgctatgagaaatgatgtgtgtgaatacagaaaagcatggaaagatctacatgaactgaggcaaagtaagCAAATCCAAGAAAACCATATACATAATGaccacaacaaaaaagaacaagcATGACTCCAAAAAGGCCATGAGAAGACACCTACACACTTTTGTAGAGGTGGGACACCAATGGCCAATAGTACACTGCACGTATTTTCAGACTATTTTGATGTATTGATAAATtttgctggatttttttcttaaaaatattacttGTTAAATGTCATAGCTCTCaggatgggaaggggaaggaatattGAGGGAAATTTTagtaatgcaaaaaagaaaataacaatttattttgaaaatattacttaaaaaatattatattttaagaaaacaaatatgaaaaatgcaGAAGAAACAGAACATGAACTAAAGCAAAGTAAAACCAGAAAAATAtaatgattacaacaatataaatggaaatacaacaaaatcaaaaccagATGCTGCTCAAGtttaatgagaaaacttataatgaccaaaaataaatttaagaaaataccTCCCTAGTTCCTATGAAAAGGGTGGAGACTATGGGTGTGTGAACACTGCTTACAAtgtcagcctttttttttaatcactagtTTTGCTGaaaccttttctcccttcttttaaaatgttttgctatacccaagatggcggctggaaagcagggacttgcgtgagctcctacgcaggtccctccaaaaacctatcaaaacagctctgaacaaattctagagctacagaacccacggaatagcagagagaaacagggctccagcccaggacagcctggatggtcgctgggtaaggtctagctcacggagctgggagtggaacagagcccagcatgggccatgcccaggctaaccagaccaggagtcgggcaGAACAGGatctagcgccctgaatcagtgagctgtggcagttaccggacttctcaacccacaaacaccaaagacaacagagagggttagtgggaaaagtttctgggacagagtgaaaggagtttatgGTTAGGCCATTGGCCCTGGggccagcagaggtggtgcagctacagaactacagctgcagttgcttccggccccaggaccacctggtgggaggaattaagtggtggatcagagcagaagtgcagagcctgcttaagatctgagtcacagtctgggttggcagttcttgggggaggtagagcactggtgtggcagagcttgctatgtagaaatagctctgaaaacaacagcatatcccctcaagcttggaacaaagtactctctactctacaagcagtcacaccctgacaaaaaactcaagggtcaagtagttggctgggaacatggccaggaagccaAAAAGgacacagattcagactcagactttggaatctttctttggtgacaaagaagaccaaaacatacagccagaagaagtcaacaaagtcaaagagcctacatcaaaagcctccaagaaaaacatgaactggtctcaggccatggaagaactcaaaaaggatttggaaaagcaagttagagaagtagaggaaaaactgggaagagaaatgaaagtgacgagagaaaacgatgaaaaacaagtcaatgacttgctaaaggagacccaaaaaacactgaagaaaataacaccttaaaaaatagactaactcaaatggcaaaagagctccaaaaagccaatgaggagaagaatgccttgaaaggcagaattagccaaatgggaaaggaggtccaaaagaccactgaagaaaatactaccttaaaaactagattggagcaagtggaagctagtgactttatgagaaatcaagatattataaaacagaaccaaaggaatgaaaaagtggaagataatgtgaaatatctcattggaaaaaccactgacccggaaaacagatccaggagagataatttaaaaattattggactacctgaaagccatgatcaaaaaaagagcctaaatatcatctttcaagaaattatcaaggagaactgccctgatattctaaagctagagggtaaaacagaaattgaaagaatccactgatcacctcctgaaaaagatcccaaaaagaaaaatattgtcgccaaattcgagagctgccagatcaaggagaaaatcctacaagcagccagaaagaaaccatttgagtattgtagaaacacaatcagaataacacaagatcttgtgttatcttgttataatggaaatgtaggtgatatgaaaacaaaagatatcaataaaaactcaattatttttaatcatctttttatttcaaAGAGAAGTTTGAGCTTGTTGAAAGCCCtgaataatttctcaaatataatctGACCCTTTCTGTTCCTTCTACTATTTGATTCTACGCCCAGTTCAATATTCACCTGAAGAAGTGGTCCAATACTGATGGACCACCTGAAAGGGCCCTCCATTGTATGAACAACAGCATTCTCCATCCCCTTGGTTTTTCCCTGTGGATTGTAGAGAATGCAAATCCCTTGAAGACTTCTTCTGTAGTACTACTTAGTGCAGTCCCTGGaaaagctttataaatgcttaacttcaacttttaaactttttttttttaaattcaaattttagCTTGTCAATGCTTTCCCTAAAATAATGGCATCCACAACTTACcacatttccccatgtataagaagcacctttatttgaaaaatttggggtctaaaaactggatgTATCTtacacagtggttgtagatttttttacttgcatttcctgctttgttgcatttgttgtctttgtg
It encodes the following:
- the DUSP14 gene encoding dual specificity protein phosphatase 14, which encodes MSSRGHSTLPRTLMAPRMISEGELGGIAQITSSLYLGRGSVASNRHLLQARGITCIVNATIEIPNFNWPQFEYVKVPLADMPHAPIGLYFDTVADKIHSVSRKHGATLVHCAAGVSRSATLCLAYLMKYHNVCLLEAYNWVKARRPVIRPNVGFWRQLIDYERQLFGKSTVKMVQTPYGIVPDVYEKESRHLMPYWGI